A window of the Camelus ferus isolate YT-003-E chromosome 22, BCGSAC_Cfer_1.0, whole genome shotgun sequence genome harbors these coding sequences:
- the RNF126 gene encoding E3 ubiquitin-protein ligase RNF126 isoform X1, producing MAEAWSHCRRYFCHCCSFEIVPRLPDYICPRCESGFVEAFPEVIGSTENGSAPSTDQSRQPFEPSSPQNVDQPLFTLPQGSGHFAFGIFDDSFEIPTSPPGAQADDGRDPESRREREQHSRHRYGARQPRARLTARRATGRHEGVPTLEGIIQQLVNGIITPATIPNLGLGPWGVLHSNPMDYAWGANGLDAIITQLLNQFENTGPPPADKEKIQALPTVPVTEEHVGSGLECPVCKDDFGLGERVRQLPCNHLFHDGCIVPWLEQHDSCPVCRKSLTGQNTATDPPGLAGVSFSSSSSSSSSSPSNENPAGSS from the exons ATGGCCGAGGCGTGGTCTCATTGCAGACGGTATTTCTGCCACTGCTGCTCGTTCGAGATCGTGCCGCGCCTGCCG GATTACATCTGCCCGAGATGTGAGTCTGGTTTTGTTGAGGCGTTTCCAGAAGTGATCGG GAGTACAGAGAACGGCTCCGCCCCCTCCACGGACCAGAGCAGGCAGCCTTTCGAG CCGTCCTCTCCACAGAACGTGGACCAGCCCCTGTTCACGCTGCCACAGGGCTCCGGGCACTTTGCTTTCGGCATCTTTGATGACAGCTTCGAGATCCCCACGTCCCCCCCAGGGGCTCAGGCCGATGATGGCAGGGACCCCGAGAGCCGGCGGGAGAGAGAGCAGCACTCCCGGCACCGGTATGGCGCCCGGCAGCCCCGCGCCCGCCTCACTGCACGGCGGGCCACCGGCCGGCATGAAGGCGTCCCCACGCTGGAAGG GATCATCCAGCAGCTGGTCAACGGCATCATCACTCCAGCCACCATCCCCAACCTGGGCCTGGGCCCCTG GGGAGTCCTGCACTCAAACCCGATGGACTATGCCTGGGGGGCCAACGGCCTGGATGCCATCATCACGCAG CTCCTCAATCAGTTTGAAAACACAGGTCCCCCACCcgcagacaaagagaaaatccagGCCCTCCCCACTGTCCCCGTGACCGAGGAGCACGTAG GCTCGGGGCTGGAGTGCCCCGTGTGCAAGGATGACTTCGGGCTGGGTGAGCGTGTGCGGCAGCTGCCCTGCAACCACCTCTTCCACGACGGCTGCATCGTGCCCTGGCTGGAGCAG CACGACAGCTGCCCCGTCTGCCGAAAAAGCCTCACCGGACAGAACACAGCCACCGACCCCCCGGGCCTGGCCGGGGTgagcttctcctcctcctcgtcctcctcctccagctcgcCCAGCAACGAGAACCCAGCAGGCAGCTCCTGA
- the RNF126 gene encoding E3 ubiquitin-protein ligase RNF126 isoform X2 gives MAEAWSHCRRYFCHCCSFEIVPRLPDYICPRCESGFVEAFPEVIGSTENGSAPSTDQSRQPFENVDQPLFTLPQGSGHFAFGIFDDSFEIPTSPPGAQADDGRDPESRREREQHSRHRYGARQPRARLTARRATGRHEGVPTLEGIIQQLVNGIITPATIPNLGLGPWGVLHSNPMDYAWGANGLDAIITQLLNQFENTGPPPADKEKIQALPTVPVTEEHVGSGLECPVCKDDFGLGERVRQLPCNHLFHDGCIVPWLEQHDSCPVCRKSLTGQNTATDPPGLAGVSFSSSSSSSSSSPSNENPAGSS, from the exons ATGGCCGAGGCGTGGTCTCATTGCAGACGGTATTTCTGCCACTGCTGCTCGTTCGAGATCGTGCCGCGCCTGCCG GATTACATCTGCCCGAGATGTGAGTCTGGTTTTGTTGAGGCGTTTCCAGAAGTGATCGG GAGTACAGAGAACGGCTCCGCCCCCTCCACGGACCAGAGCAGGCAGCCTTTCGAG AACGTGGACCAGCCCCTGTTCACGCTGCCACAGGGCTCCGGGCACTTTGCTTTCGGCATCTTTGATGACAGCTTCGAGATCCCCACGTCCCCCCCAGGGGCTCAGGCCGATGATGGCAGGGACCCCGAGAGCCGGCGGGAGAGAGAGCAGCACTCCCGGCACCGGTATGGCGCCCGGCAGCCCCGCGCCCGCCTCACTGCACGGCGGGCCACCGGCCGGCATGAAGGCGTCCCCACGCTGGAAGG GATCATCCAGCAGCTGGTCAACGGCATCATCACTCCAGCCACCATCCCCAACCTGGGCCTGGGCCCCTG GGGAGTCCTGCACTCAAACCCGATGGACTATGCCTGGGGGGCCAACGGCCTGGATGCCATCATCACGCAG CTCCTCAATCAGTTTGAAAACACAGGTCCCCCACCcgcagacaaagagaaaatccagGCCCTCCCCACTGTCCCCGTGACCGAGGAGCACGTAG GCTCGGGGCTGGAGTGCCCCGTGTGCAAGGATGACTTCGGGCTGGGTGAGCGTGTGCGGCAGCTGCCCTGCAACCACCTCTTCCACGACGGCTGCATCGTGCCCTGGCTGGAGCAG CACGACAGCTGCCCCGTCTGCCGAAAAAGCCTCACCGGACAGAACACAGCCACCGACCCCCCGGGCCTGGCCGGGGTgagcttctcctcctcctcgtcctcctcctccagctcgcCCAGCAACGAGAACCCAGCAGGCAGCTCCTGA
- the RNF126 gene encoding E3 ubiquitin-protein ligase RNF126 isoform X4: MAEAWSHCRRYFCHCCSFEIVPRLPDYICPRCESGFVEAFPEVIGSTENGSAPSTDQSRQPFEGSGHFAFGIFDDSFEIPTSPPGAQADDGRDPESRREREQHSRHRYGARQPRARLTARRATGRHEGVPTLEGIIQQLVNGIITPATIPNLGLGPWGVLHSNPMDYAWGANGLDAIITQLLNQFENTGPPPADKEKIQALPTVPVTEEHVGSGLECPVCKDDFGLGERVRQLPCNHLFHDGCIVPWLEQHDSCPVCRKSLTGQNTATDPPGLAGVSFSSSSSSSSSSPSNENPAGSS, translated from the exons ATGGCCGAGGCGTGGTCTCATTGCAGACGGTATTTCTGCCACTGCTGCTCGTTCGAGATCGTGCCGCGCCTGCCG GATTACATCTGCCCGAGATGTGAGTCTGGTTTTGTTGAGGCGTTTCCAGAAGTGATCGG GAGTACAGAGAACGGCTCCGCCCCCTCCACGGACCAGAGCAGGCAGCCTTTCGAG GGCTCCGGGCACTTTGCTTTCGGCATCTTTGATGACAGCTTCGAGATCCCCACGTCCCCCCCAGGGGCTCAGGCCGATGATGGCAGGGACCCCGAGAGCCGGCGGGAGAGAGAGCAGCACTCCCGGCACCGGTATGGCGCCCGGCAGCCCCGCGCCCGCCTCACTGCACGGCGGGCCACCGGCCGGCATGAAGGCGTCCCCACGCTGGAAGG GATCATCCAGCAGCTGGTCAACGGCATCATCACTCCAGCCACCATCCCCAACCTGGGCCTGGGCCCCTG GGGAGTCCTGCACTCAAACCCGATGGACTATGCCTGGGGGGCCAACGGCCTGGATGCCATCATCACGCAG CTCCTCAATCAGTTTGAAAACACAGGTCCCCCACCcgcagacaaagagaaaatccagGCCCTCCCCACTGTCCCCGTGACCGAGGAGCACGTAG GCTCGGGGCTGGAGTGCCCCGTGTGCAAGGATGACTTCGGGCTGGGTGAGCGTGTGCGGCAGCTGCCCTGCAACCACCTCTTCCACGACGGCTGCATCGTGCCCTGGCTGGAGCAG CACGACAGCTGCCCCGTCTGCCGAAAAAGCCTCACCGGACAGAACACAGCCACCGACCCCCCGGGCCTGGCCGGGGTgagcttctcctcctcctcgtcctcctcctccagctcgcCCAGCAACGAGAACCCAGCAGGCAGCTCCTGA
- the RNF126 gene encoding E3 ubiquitin-protein ligase RNF126 isoform X3 — protein MKIFLVTGSSGDKDYICPRCESGFVEAFPEVIGSTENGSAPSTDQSRQPFEPSSPQNVDQPLFTLPQGSGHFAFGIFDDSFEIPTSPPGAQADDGRDPESRREREQHSRHRYGARQPRARLTARRATGRHEGVPTLEGIIQQLVNGIITPATIPNLGLGPWGVLHSNPMDYAWGANGLDAIITQLLNQFENTGPPPADKEKIQALPTVPVTEEHVGSGLECPVCKDDFGLGERVRQLPCNHLFHDGCIVPWLEQHDSCPVCRKSLTGQNTATDPPGLAGVSFSSSSSSSSSSPSNENPAGSS, from the exons ATGAAGATCTTCCTAGTCACAGGATCCAGTGGTGACAAG GATTACATCTGCCCGAGATGTGAGTCTGGTTTTGTTGAGGCGTTTCCAGAAGTGATCGG GAGTACAGAGAACGGCTCCGCCCCCTCCACGGACCAGAGCAGGCAGCCTTTCGAG CCGTCCTCTCCACAGAACGTGGACCAGCCCCTGTTCACGCTGCCACAGGGCTCCGGGCACTTTGCTTTCGGCATCTTTGATGACAGCTTCGAGATCCCCACGTCCCCCCCAGGGGCTCAGGCCGATGATGGCAGGGACCCCGAGAGCCGGCGGGAGAGAGAGCAGCACTCCCGGCACCGGTATGGCGCCCGGCAGCCCCGCGCCCGCCTCACTGCACGGCGGGCCACCGGCCGGCATGAAGGCGTCCCCACGCTGGAAGG GATCATCCAGCAGCTGGTCAACGGCATCATCACTCCAGCCACCATCCCCAACCTGGGCCTGGGCCCCTG GGGAGTCCTGCACTCAAACCCGATGGACTATGCCTGGGGGGCCAACGGCCTGGATGCCATCATCACGCAG CTCCTCAATCAGTTTGAAAACACAGGTCCCCCACCcgcagacaaagagaaaatccagGCCCTCCCCACTGTCCCCGTGACCGAGGAGCACGTAG GCTCGGGGCTGGAGTGCCCCGTGTGCAAGGATGACTTCGGGCTGGGTGAGCGTGTGCGGCAGCTGCCCTGCAACCACCTCTTCCACGACGGCTGCATCGTGCCCTGGCTGGAGCAG CACGACAGCTGCCCCGTCTGCCGAAAAAGCCTCACCGGACAGAACACAGCCACCGACCCCCCGGGCCTGGCCGGGGTgagcttctcctcctcctcgtcctcctcctccagctcgcCCAGCAACGAGAACCCAGCAGGCAGCTCCTGA
- the RNF126 gene encoding E3 ubiquitin-protein ligase RNF126 isoform X5, whose protein sequence is MKIFLVTGSSGDKDYICPRCESGFVEAFPEVIGSTENGSAPSTDQSRQPFENVDQPLFTLPQGSGHFAFGIFDDSFEIPTSPPGAQADDGRDPESRREREQHSRHRYGARQPRARLTARRATGRHEGVPTLEGIIQQLVNGIITPATIPNLGLGPWGVLHSNPMDYAWGANGLDAIITQLLNQFENTGPPPADKEKIQALPTVPVTEEHVGSGLECPVCKDDFGLGERVRQLPCNHLFHDGCIVPWLEQHDSCPVCRKSLTGQNTATDPPGLAGVSFSSSSSSSSSSPSNENPAGSS, encoded by the exons ATGAAGATCTTCCTAGTCACAGGATCCAGTGGTGACAAG GATTACATCTGCCCGAGATGTGAGTCTGGTTTTGTTGAGGCGTTTCCAGAAGTGATCGG GAGTACAGAGAACGGCTCCGCCCCCTCCACGGACCAGAGCAGGCAGCCTTTCGAG AACGTGGACCAGCCCCTGTTCACGCTGCCACAGGGCTCCGGGCACTTTGCTTTCGGCATCTTTGATGACAGCTTCGAGATCCCCACGTCCCCCCCAGGGGCTCAGGCCGATGATGGCAGGGACCCCGAGAGCCGGCGGGAGAGAGAGCAGCACTCCCGGCACCGGTATGGCGCCCGGCAGCCCCGCGCCCGCCTCACTGCACGGCGGGCCACCGGCCGGCATGAAGGCGTCCCCACGCTGGAAGG GATCATCCAGCAGCTGGTCAACGGCATCATCACTCCAGCCACCATCCCCAACCTGGGCCTGGGCCCCTG GGGAGTCCTGCACTCAAACCCGATGGACTATGCCTGGGGGGCCAACGGCCTGGATGCCATCATCACGCAG CTCCTCAATCAGTTTGAAAACACAGGTCCCCCACCcgcagacaaagagaaaatccagGCCCTCCCCACTGTCCCCGTGACCGAGGAGCACGTAG GCTCGGGGCTGGAGTGCCCCGTGTGCAAGGATGACTTCGGGCTGGGTGAGCGTGTGCGGCAGCTGCCCTGCAACCACCTCTTCCACGACGGCTGCATCGTGCCCTGGCTGGAGCAG CACGACAGCTGCCCCGTCTGCCGAAAAAGCCTCACCGGACAGAACACAGCCACCGACCCCCCGGGCCTGGCCGGGGTgagcttctcctcctcctcgtcctcctcctccagctcgcCCAGCAACGAGAACCCAGCAGGCAGCTCCTGA
- the RNF126 gene encoding E3 ubiquitin-protein ligase RNF126 isoform X6 has translation MKIFLVTGSSGDKDYICPRCESGFVEAFPEVIGSTENGSAPSTDQSRQPFEGSGHFAFGIFDDSFEIPTSPPGAQADDGRDPESRREREQHSRHRYGARQPRARLTARRATGRHEGVPTLEGIIQQLVNGIITPATIPNLGLGPWGVLHSNPMDYAWGANGLDAIITQLLNQFENTGPPPADKEKIQALPTVPVTEEHVGSGLECPVCKDDFGLGERVRQLPCNHLFHDGCIVPWLEQHDSCPVCRKSLTGQNTATDPPGLAGVSFSSSSSSSSSSPSNENPAGSS, from the exons ATGAAGATCTTCCTAGTCACAGGATCCAGTGGTGACAAG GATTACATCTGCCCGAGATGTGAGTCTGGTTTTGTTGAGGCGTTTCCAGAAGTGATCGG GAGTACAGAGAACGGCTCCGCCCCCTCCACGGACCAGAGCAGGCAGCCTTTCGAG GGCTCCGGGCACTTTGCTTTCGGCATCTTTGATGACAGCTTCGAGATCCCCACGTCCCCCCCAGGGGCTCAGGCCGATGATGGCAGGGACCCCGAGAGCCGGCGGGAGAGAGAGCAGCACTCCCGGCACCGGTATGGCGCCCGGCAGCCCCGCGCCCGCCTCACTGCACGGCGGGCCACCGGCCGGCATGAAGGCGTCCCCACGCTGGAAGG GATCATCCAGCAGCTGGTCAACGGCATCATCACTCCAGCCACCATCCCCAACCTGGGCCTGGGCCCCTG GGGAGTCCTGCACTCAAACCCGATGGACTATGCCTGGGGGGCCAACGGCCTGGATGCCATCATCACGCAG CTCCTCAATCAGTTTGAAAACACAGGTCCCCCACCcgcagacaaagagaaaatccagGCCCTCCCCACTGTCCCCGTGACCGAGGAGCACGTAG GCTCGGGGCTGGAGTGCCCCGTGTGCAAGGATGACTTCGGGCTGGGTGAGCGTGTGCGGCAGCTGCCCTGCAACCACCTCTTCCACGACGGCTGCATCGTGCCCTGGCTGGAGCAG CACGACAGCTGCCCCGTCTGCCGAAAAAGCCTCACCGGACAGAACACAGCCACCGACCCCCCGGGCCTGGCCGGGGTgagcttctcctcctcctcgtcctcctcctccagctcgcCCAGCAACGAGAACCCAGCAGGCAGCTCCTGA
- the FGF22 gene encoding fibroblast growth factor 22 isoform X2: MRGRLWLGLVWLLLARAPGAAGTPSGPRRPRSYPHLEGDVRWRRLFSSTRFFLRVDPSGRVQGTRWRHSPDSVLEIRSIRVGVVALRALHTGFYVAMSRRGRLYGSVPGAHRGERLQHLRFCALAPPRPAHVPGAGRAGGPEARWPDTATPAVHPLPACPGLLRPQGR, from the exons ATGCGCGGCCGCCTGTGGCTGGGCCTGGTGTGGCTACTGCTGGCTCGGGCGCCCGGCGCCGCGGGGACCCCGAGCGGTCCGCGAAGACCACGCAGCTACCCTCACCTGGAGGGCGACGTGCGCTGGCGGCGCTTGTTCTCCTCCACCCGCTTCTTCCTGCGCGTGGACCCCAGCGGCCGAGTGCAGGGCACCCGCTGGCGCCACAGCCCTGACA GCGTACTTGAGATCCGCTCCATCCGCGTGGGCGTAGTGGCGCTCAGAGCCCTGCACACCGGCTTCTACGTGGCCATGAGCCGCCGTGGCCGCCTCTACGGCTCG GTTCCAGGAGCGCATCGAGGAGAACGGCTACAACACCTACGCTTCTGTGCGCTGGCACCACCGCGGCCGGCCCATGTTCCTGGCGCTGGACGGGCGGGGGGCCCCGAGGCGCGGTGGCCGGACACAGCGACACCAGCTGTCCACCCACTTCCTGCCTGTCCTGGTCTCCTGAGGCCTCAGGGTCGGTGA
- the FGF22 gene encoding fibroblast growth factor 22 isoform X1, whose amino-acid sequence MRGRLWLGLVWLLLARAPGAAGTPSGPRRPRSYPHLEGDVRWRRLFSSTRFFLRVDPSGRVQGTRWRHSPDSVLEIRSIRVGVVALRALHTGFYVAMSRRGRLYGSRVYTVHCRFQERIEENGYNTYASVRWHHRGRPMFLALDGRGAPRRGGRTQRHQLSTHFLPVLVS is encoded by the exons ATGCGCGGCCGCCTGTGGCTGGGCCTGGTGTGGCTACTGCTGGCTCGGGCGCCCGGCGCCGCGGGGACCCCGAGCGGTCCGCGAAGACCACGCAGCTACCCTCACCTGGAGGGCGACGTGCGCTGGCGGCGCTTGTTCTCCTCCACCCGCTTCTTCCTGCGCGTGGACCCCAGCGGCCGAGTGCAGGGCACCCGCTGGCGCCACAGCCCTGACA GCGTACTTGAGATCCGCTCCATCCGCGTGGGCGTAGTGGCGCTCAGAGCCCTGCACACCGGCTTCTACGTGGCCATGAGCCGCCGTGGCCGCCTCTACGGCTCG CGGGTCTACACTGTGCACTGCAGGTTCCAGGAGCGCATCGAGGAGAACGGCTACAACACCTACGCTTCTGTGCGCTGGCACCACCGCGGCCGGCCCATGTTCCTGGCGCTGGACGGGCGGGGGGCCCCGAGGCGCGGTGGCCGGACACAGCGACACCAGCTGTCCACCCACTTCCTGCCTGTCCTGGTCTCCTGA